The proteins below are encoded in one region of Brassica napus cultivar Da-Ae chromosome A6, Da-Ae, whole genome shotgun sequence:
- the LOC111199005 gene encoding LOW QUALITY PROTEIN: uncharacterized protein LOC111199005 (The sequence of the model RefSeq protein was modified relative to this genomic sequence to represent the inferred CDS: inserted 1 base in 1 codon), with protein MGDHMINQKLGGENSRVGNALGXRSGTHKYCAAFVCGLKATIVGIFVR; from the exons ATGG GAGACCATATGATAAACCAGAAATTGGGAGGAGAAAATTCACGTGTTGGCAACGCACTTG AGAGAAGTGGGACCCACAAGTACTGTGCAGCATTTGTGTGTGGTCTTAAAGCAACCATAGTAGGAATCTTTGTccgttaa
- the LOC106347751 gene encoding pentatricopeptide repeat-containing protein At5g61990, mitochondrial: MIGSTLFRSRCLLLRSFSVHIGKPPDASAEIAGILNTANWRDALVSSNLAAEINPDVVLSVLRSKRVDDPAKLLSFFNWVDSQKVTEQKLDSFSFLALGLCSFGSLGQARSVAIRMIERKWPVSEVLSSVARCSRELSDGGGVVYGILIDVYIEKGFLDEAAFVITNTKDLVLDSSRCNYLLDAFLKRNRLDLFWDVYNEMAERSLVFDVHGYEKLIGAHCRGGNVQLAKDVLLKAEEKFGMVSVAVYGLVNEALCKKGDVDEALELKKRMIIKGLVPSKQSFNILVGGMCKRKRLDDAKALVVEMNSFGVFPDNITCSILIEGLLKGRDADAANGLVHEMVSLGMNIDPKMYDSYICVMSKEGAMEKAIALFDGMIASGVTPGARAFASLVEGYVQGKNALKGYELLVEMKRRNIVISPYTYGTTVKGMCSSGDIDGAYKIVKEMGASGCRPNVVIYTTLIKTFLQKGRFGDAVRVLKEMKEQGIAPDTFCYNSLIIGLSKAKRMDEARSYLVEMVENGLKPDAFTYGAFISGYIEAGEFASAEKYLKEMVECGVVPNKVLCTGLISEYCKKGKIIEACSAFRSMVEQGIPGDAKTYTVLMNGLVKNGKVDDAEEIFQEMRGKGVAPDVYSYGTLIDGFSKLGNMETASRIFDEMVQEGVTPNVIIYNMLLGGFCKSGDIERAKEIFNGMSGKGFPPNAVTYCTIIDGCCKYGDLEEAFRLFDEMKPKGLAPDSFVYTTLVDGCCRWNDLGRAIAIFETKEMSCGSSTAPFNALINWVLKFGKTELKTKLINMVMDGSLDKHGKPNDVTYNIMIDYLCREGNLEAGKELLQDMQKANLMPSVVTYTSLLNGCDKMGRRSEMFAIFDEAIASGIEPDSIMYSVIITAFLKEGMKTKALMFVDEMFAKNAAVDGCKLSISTCRALLSGFAKVGGMEAAEKVMENMIRVKYIPDSLSVIELINEGTSSNERMEADAAP; this comes from the coding sequence ATGATAGGCTCAACGTTGTTTAGGAGCAGATGTTTACTTCTCCGATCGTTTTCCGTTCACATCGGGAAACCTCCCGACGCATCAGCCGAAATAGCGGGAATCCTCAATACGGCGAACTGGCGCGACGCCTTGGTGTCTTCGAATCTCGCGGCGGAGATAAACCCAGACGTCGTTCTCTCCGTTCTGCGATCAAAACGCGTCGATGATCCCGCTAAGCTTCTGAGCTTCTTCAATTGGGTGGATTCTCAGAAGGTCACGGAGCAGAAACTTGATTCGTTTTCGTTTCTCGCTTTAGGTTTGTGTAGCTTCGGTAGTTTAGGGCAAGCTCGTAGTGTTGCAATCAGGATGATTGAGAGGAAGTGGCCTGTATCTGAGGTTTTGAGCTCGGTTGCGAGATGTTCGCGAGAGTTGAGTGATGGCGGCGGAGTTGTGTATGGGATCTTGATTGATGTGTATATTGAAAAAGGGTTTTTAGACGAAGCTGCTTTTGTGATTACAAACACTAAGGATTTGGTTCTTGATTCGTCAAGATGTAACTATTTGTTGGATGCGTTTTTGAAGAGGAATCGTCTTGATTTGTTTTGGGATGTGTATAATGAGATGGCTGAGAGAAGTCTAGTGTTTGATGTGCACGGTTATGAAAAGTTGATTGGTGCACATTGCAGAGGTGGGAATGTTCAGCTGGCAAAAGATGTTCTTCTTAAAGCCGAAGAAAAGTTTGGGATGGTGAGTGTGGCTGTGTATGGCTTGGTAAACGAAGCGTTGTGTAAGAAGGGAGATGTGGATGAAGCTCTTGAGCTAAAGAAGAGGATGATTATCAAAGGATTGGTGCCATCGAAGCAGTCATTTAATATACTTGTAGGTGGGATGTGTAAGCGGAAGAGACTAGATGATGCTAAAGCGTTGGTGGTAGAGATGAATAGTTTTGGTGTGTTTCCTGATAATATCACTTGCAGTATACTGATCGAGGGTTTACTGAAGGGGAGGGATGCAGACGCTGCAAATGGACTAGTCCATGAGATGGTTTCTCTTGGGATGAACATTGATCCTAAGATGTATGATTCTTATATTTGTGTGATGTCAAAAGAAGGGGCGATGGAGAAGGCAATAGCTCTCTTTGATGGGATGATCGCGTCCGGAGTGACACCAGGTGCTCGAGCTTTTGCTAGTTTGGTCGAGGGATACGTTCAAGGAAAGAATGCACTTAAGGGTTATGAGTTACTTGTTGAAATGAAAAGGAGGAACATTGTCATATCTCCATATACTTATGGTACAACGGTTAAGGGCATGTGTTCTTCTGGGGACATCGATGGAGCTTATAAGATTGTGAAGGAGATGGGTGCAAGCGGCTGCAGACCCAATGTGGTTATATACACAACATTGATCAAAACCTTTCTCCAGAAAGGTAGGTTTGGAGATGCTGTGAGGGTGCTGAAAGAAATGAAGGAACAAGGGATTGCACCAGACACATTCTGCTACAATTCCCTTATAATTGGTCTTTCAAAGGCCAAAAGGATGGACGAAGCAAGGTCTTATCTGGTTGAAATGGTTGAAAACGGATTAAAGCCTGATGCTTTCACCTACGGGGCTTTTATCAGTGGATATATAGAAGCAGGGGAATTTGCATCCGCAGAGAAATATTTGAAAGAGATGGTGGAGTGTGGTGTGGTTCCAAATAAGGTCTTGTGCACCGGTCTGATCAGTGAGTATTGCAAAAAGGGAAAAATAATTGAGGCGTGTTCAGCATTCAGATCCATGGTTGAACAAGGGATCCCAGGGGATGCTAAGACATACACTGTTCTTATGAATGGTCTCGTTAAAAACGGTAAAGTAGACGATGCGGAGGAGATTTTCCAGGAAATGCGTGGAAAGGGTGTAGCACCTGATGTATACTCTTACGGTACACTCATTGATGGGTTTTCTAAGTTGGGAAATATGGAAACGGCTTCTCGTATTTTTGATGAGATGGTTCAAGAAGGTGTGACTCCTAATGTCATCATATACAACATGTTGCTTGGTGGCTTTTGCAAGTCTGGTGACATCGAAAGAGCTAAAGAAATTTTCAACGGAATGTCAGGAAAAGGTTTCCCCCCTAATGCAGTGACGTACTGTACAATCATCGATGGTTGTTGCAAATATGGGGATCTAGAGGAGGCTTTTCGGTTATTTGACGAGATGAAACCAAAGGGATTAGCTCCTGACAGTTTTGTGTACACGACACTTGTGGATGGGTGTTGCAGATGGAACGATTTGGGAAGAGCTATAGCCATCTTCGAGACAAAAGAGATGAGTTGTGGCTCTTCTACCGCCCCCTTCAATGCTTTGATCAACTGGGTTTTGAAGTTCGGAAAAAcagaattaaaaacaaaactgatAAATATGGTGATGGACGGGTCGCTTGATAAGCATGGCAAGCCCAATGACGTAACATACAACATCATGATAGATTATTTATGCAGGGAAGGAAATTTGGAAGCTGGAAAGGAGCTATTGCAGGACATGCAGAAGGCAAACCTGATGCCTAGTGTTGTAACTTACACATCTCTTCTAAACGGGTGTGATAAAATGGGTAGGAGATCGGAAATGTTTGCTATATTCGACGAGGCCATTGCCTCAGGAATTGAACCAGACAGCATAATGTACAGTGTCATCATTACTGCTTTCCTGAAAGAAGGGATGAAGACAAAAGCACTTATGTTCGTGGATGAAATGTTTGCCAAGAACGCTGCTGTGGACGGGTGTAAGCTAAGTATATCGACATGCCGGGCTCTACTCTCTGGTTTTGCTAAAGTGGGAGGAATGGAGGCAGCTGAGAAGGTTATGGAGAACATGATACGTGTCAAATATATTCCCGATTCTTTGAGTGTCATTGAGTTGATTAATGAGGGTACTTCCTCAAACGAAAGAATGGAAGCAGATGCTGCTCCATAA